CGACCTGCTGGCAGCCAGCTCAGGTGCGGCGGCAGGCGCGACCGGTTATGTGCGGGCGCGTCTCTACAACTGGCAGGCGGGCGCGTGGGACGGCGTGTCGCTCAACGCGGAAACGCTCTCCACATCCGACGCGCGGGCATACCTCGGCCCGGGAGGTCGCGTTTTGATGCAGGTGTCCGGTCGAAGCGGCTTCCAGGGGGAGATCTATTTTGGGACGCCTGCTTTGAGCGTGATTGGATAAAGAGAAAAGGTACCTGAACTATCTCAAAACATTGCCGGAAGCCGCGATGATAGCCCATCCCGGGTTGGATAGACACATCATAGTAACTGGTCAGGATCAATGCCTAAAGAGCGTAGTTTTTCGGCAAACATTCTTTTTTGCGCGGCCTCGGTTTCTGCTCTACGTTCCGCGGCCTCGGTCCTCGTTAGCCGCAGATTTCTATTGGAGTCATAGAGGCGCAACAACGCGCCCTCTGGCACCAGGTAGCTTTCGAGATGCGGGCTCCACAGGCTGCCGTCAGGAAGAGAAGGGGCTTTGCGCATCTGACCGGTTCGCCCATCGCGATGCCAGCCAAACAATCGCCCGCCCTTACGCCTGCTCAAGGGTAATGGAGTCTTGTAGGGATCATAGGCATAGTATTCTTGCACCCCCATCGCGGCGTACGCGGCCGGTTTCTCTTCCAGGTCACGCGCCCGGGTTTTTGGCGAGGCGATCTCGAAGACGACCTGGGGAGGCGGCCCATCGACCCCCACGCGCCAGCTGATATCCGGGGTTTTAGTGACGCCTTTGATCAGAGCCACGTCGGGCGCCAGGGGATATTCATATTCATCAGGAGTTTGAAAGAAGTTGAGATTCTCATAGACCGCGCATGATTGGTCGCGAAAGAGCCATTCGAGCACCTGTTTCAGGTATTCGGCCAGGCTGCGATGCGCAGGCGATTCCCCCATCAAGTCCTCCCCGGTGGGGTGGCAGTCGTAGTAGTAGCGGACTGCTCCTGCGTCATTATTGGTTCGCTCGATCATGGCGCGCTCCTTTTGTCTCTCGTCGCTTCGTTGCGTCCAGGTCGCTTTCCCCTCTGTACGCCTCGACCCCTACCTTTTTCATGTAGAGTGACTTTTCGTGCAGCGATAAAGCCACCTGTCTTTATGGTAGCAGAATTGCATCCCCTCTACAAGCCCTTTTCTAGTAGAGCGGTTTAAAGAATACGTATGGCCCGCTCAAACGGCTGCGGCGCGGCTGTATACCTCTGGTTGATTTCTTGCGTGTCCTGCATAGAGGGGTGGTGGGAGCAAACGCCAGGTGGTGCTATCGATGTTGAAATAGATGGGAGGATACATATATGCCAGATGAGGTCAGCAATTCGAACGAGCCACGCGCCGGGCAGGATCAGTATGCGAACCTTGGTTCGCAAGGAAACGACCAGCCCATAGCGCAATATGGAAGCAGGGATGGCACGGGGAAATTCGGCGACCAGGGCAGCGAGCCCGGCTATAGCCGCTTTGGGCCTCACGGCCTGGATAGGGGCGACGAGGAGCATATCGCCCCGGATGGTTACGGGCCGCAGGATCAATTTGGCGACCTGGACGACCAGGACCCTTACAGCAACCTTGAGAATACCGATCCCGGTGAAAGCCCGGGCGGAGAGGGACTGTATGATATCGAGGATACGTTGTATGGCCTGGCCGAACCCCTTGCTAAGCCCGGCGATGAGAGCCTGAAAGAGCGCGATAAGGATTCGTTTGGAACGCGGGGAAGCCAGGATCAATACGGTTACCAGAAATAGCAGCAAAGCATATGATCATAGAGGGTGATTACGATGCCAGATCAGGAACATTTGAATCTGCTTAAACAGGGTGCAAACGGTTGGAATGCCTGGAGGCAGGCACATCCAGAGGCCGAGCCAAATTTGAATGAGGCGGACCTGAGCAGTATCGAACTAAAAGGGGCCAATCTAAGCAGAACCAATCTGAGCGGCGCGAAGCTCACCAGGACCGTCCTGCGGGATGCAGACCTGGGCTGGTCGAGCCTTGTCGGAGCGGATCTGAGTGGAGCCGATTTAAGCAGGGCCAATTTGAGCGGAGCGGATCTGAGCGGGGCGATTATGCAGGAGGCAAACCTGAGTAACGCCAATCTCAGTAAAGCGATGCTTCTCGGTGCCAATTGTATTGGTGCTAACTTGAGCGAAGCGAACTTGCAAGACGCGAACCTGCAAGGCGCGTATCTGAGGCTGGCGGATCTGCGCGGAGCGATCATTTCGCAGGAACAGCTCAACCAGGCCCATTCGCCGGATGACATCCCTTGATCGCGTTTGATGTGGTGATCGTGGGCGTCGGCCTGCCGGATTGAGCGCCGCGTTGATTCTTGGGCGTTGTCGCCGCCATGTTTTGATCTGCGATATGGGCCAGCATCGCATCGCGCCGGGCGAGTACGAAGAGACCGGCGTTCCCGGCCTCTTCGTAGCCGGTGATGCCTCGCGGCGGCGGAAAGGGCCGGGGCGGCATTCGCGATCAACGCGGTGTTGTTGAAAGCGGGCCTGGGGCGATGTGTTGCTCGAACCAGGCGCGGATGTGCCGCAGGCGTTCGAGGCGCAATTTTGGATGCCCGCCGCGCGAAAGCCCGTGGCTCTGCCCCTCGAAGCGCGCGAAGAGCACCTCGCGCCCCAGGTATTTCAGGGCGGCGAATAGCTGCTCCCCCTGCTCTATATTGCAGCGCAGGTCGTTTTCGCTGTGAATGATGAGCAGCGGTGTGTGGATATGTTTCACATAGGTGATCGGCGACATGCGGCGGTAGAAGTCGGGATCATCCCAGGGCGCGGCGTCCACATGCTCCATGGTGAAGGCGGGGCCGATATCGCTGCTGCCGAAAAATGAGGCGCGATCATTGACGGCCCGGTCGCTCACGGCGGCTTTGAAGCGGTCGCTGTGGCCGATGAGCCAGCTGGTCATGAAGCCGCCATAGCTGCCGCCGATGACTCCCAGGCGTTGCTCGTCGATGTAGCCTTTTTGTAGCGCGGCGTCCACTCCTGCCATGATGTCCAGCGAGTCTTTGACGGCCCAGGCGTTTTGCACGGCCAGGGCGAAGTCCCGTCCATAGCCAATGCTGCCCCGCGGGTTGGTGAAGAGGATGACGTAGCCGGCCCCGGCGAGCATTTGCATTTCGTGCAGGAAGCCGTAGCCATACTGTGTGTTCGGCCCTCCATGGATCTCGACGAGTAGCGGGTATTTCCTGCTGGGATCAAAGTTGGGGGGCTTGAGCAGCCAGCCGTCGATGGGCCAGTCGTCCGCACCGCTATAGGGCAGGTATTCGGGGGTCGATAGCTCCAGCTCGGAGAATAGCTGGTCGTTGAACCCGGTGAGGCGCTGCACTTCGCCCGCCGGGGCCATGGGGCAGAGATATATTTCGCCGGCATGGGTGGGATTTTCGATCAGGGCGGCGATCTTGCCCGAGGCCTGGGCGGCGCTGAAGTCGAGGACGTGAATGTCGCCAGGGGTGACGGTGGGCGGTTGCTTGCCGGCGCCCGTTTCGATGGAGATGGCGTAGATGCGCGATGAGCCGTGATATGCCGCCGGGGCGTAGAGGGTTTTGCCGTCGGACGACCAGGCAGGTGGCGGCATGAGCTGGTCGTTGGTCATGTCGCTATTGGTGAGGCCGTCGAAGCTGCCGTCGAATTCGGCGGTGAGGTTACGGGGCGAGGGCCGATCAATCGGCGATGGGCGCGATAAATCGGCGGCTGTTGCTGCTGGGATGGTGAAGAGTTCGACGTGGTTGCCGTGGTGCATTTTGGGGGTGGCTAGAAATGCGATGGTGCTGCCATCGGGCGACCAGGATGGCGAGCTACAGTTCCGCGTTCCATCCGTTAAACAGTGCAACTGGCCGGGCGCGTTGCTTTCTATTGAGAGGATATACAGGTCGAACGTTGGTAGATACCAGCGGTCTTCTGCGCGGTTGGATGTGAAGGCAATGCGCGTGCCATCGGGCGACCAGGTGGCGTCTTTATCGTCCCAGTCGCCGTCTGTCAGCTGCCGCGGCTCGCCGCCTGCCGCGTCGATCAAAA
This window of the Ktedonobacteraceae bacterium genome carries:
- a CDS encoding Uma2 family endonuclease → MIERTNNDAGAVRYYYDCHPTGEDLMGESPAHRSLAEYLKQVLEWLFRDQSCAVYENLNFFQTPDEYEYPLAPDVALIKGVTKTPDISWRVGVDGPPPQVVFEIASPKTRARDLEEKPAAYAAMGVQEYYAYDPYKTPLPLSRRKGGRLFGWHRDGRTGQMRKAPSLPDGSLWSPHLESYLVPEGALLRLYDSNRNLRLTRTEAAERRAETEAAQKRMFAEKLRSLGIDPDQLL
- a CDS encoding pentapeptide repeat-containing protein; translation: MPDQEHLNLLKQGANGWNAWRQAHPEAEPNLNEADLSSIELKGANLSRTNLSGAKLTRTVLRDADLGWSSLVGADLSGADLSRANLSGADLSGAIMQEANLSNANLSKAMLLGANCIGANLSEANLQDANLQGAYLRLADLRGAIISQEQLNQAHSPDDIP
- a CDS encoding S9 family peptidase; this encodes MSRSITIEDLYQLKFLSRPRISPDGESVAFVVTTIDERKHTYQSAIWLAPADGGEARRLTQGPGNAHSPSWSPDGRWLAFVSDREGELPAKYAKEPRKAGKGKGQLWLLPTAGGEAHQLTFMPHGAGNPAWSPDSRGLVFNAAVGPLDEETEDGKPLPKARVIDRLVYRRDGVGFIHEHRQHLFLIDAAGGEPRQLTDGDWDDKDATWSPDGTRIAFTSNRAEDRWYLPTFDLYILSIESNAPGQLHCLTDGTRNCSSPSWSPDGSTIAFLATPKMHHGNHVELFTIPAATAADLSRPSPIDRPSPRNLTAEFDGSFDGLTNSDMTNDQLMPPPAWSSDGKTLYAPAAYHGSSRIYAISIETGAGKQPPTVTPGDIHVLDFSAAQASGKIAALIENPTHAGEIYLCPMAPAGEVQRLTGFNDQLFSELELSTPEYLPYSGADDWPIDGWLLKPPNFDPSRKYPLLVEIHGGPNTQYGYGFLHEMQMLAGAGYVILFTNPRGSIGYGRDFALAVQNAWAVKDSLDIMAGVDAALQKGYIDEQRLGVIGGSYGGFMTSWLIGHSDRFKAAVSDRAVNDRASFFGSSDIGPAFTMEHVDAAPWDDPDFYRRMSPITYVKHIHTPLLIIHSENDLRCNIEQGEQLFAALKYLGREVLFARFEGQSHGLSRGGHPKLRLERLRHIRAWFEQHIAPGPLSTTPR